In one window of Corynebacterium incognita DNA:
- a CDS encoding phage tail tape measure protein: MALEVGTLNARVTVDTAGVASSLGKVKRDLTDVKKSADQVSRTKLNVTPVGTGAVGKASREARSLGTALEGAGRAGRGVQFNPQVANELDKATKTGISLRDVLGSMSSVAGMVGLGAAVGGVSAAFNDMLQTGMVYRKELNTMSAVSGATAEQMNQISQAAKQLGNDNDLAATSAGDAAAAMTELAKGGFTVDQAIGAAKGTLQLAAAAQVDAATAATIQSQALQAFSLDASNAARVSDILAGAANASSAEMTGIAQGMQQAGTVANQFGLSVDDTATSLAMMANAGIQGSDAGTLLKTALLSLTDQGKPAQAAIDELGLSIYDANGKFVGMQSLMEQLQDASESMTAEQYQAATATLFGSDAMRLAGIAAQQGGEGFDKLRGAVTRQGQAAEVAAAQTQGLPGAIGRVENAWETASTTIFEKSEGVIVKALDGVTAGIEAVGGAISGEGFTGGAAVVENLAGQVKLLASGAKDAGDATTGALVPGATDMASAMGQAGKAVGAVDEALSGWAAPLAAAGIVGLAANMSGLTGKMNAGSQSVMRFGQEMRVQQALAAKYGQNLGMAGSAMAVMRSRSVALDAAMTKASAAYMRSSAGLRVVASSHQAAARASRAQAMATSSGFMAADRIIAQAGHGFVATTARMGASAKGLAGGGLSLLKSSLGGVKAAAGGLMGALGGPWGIAIMGASAAIGFLVQKNQEAKEAAEKHAKLQRDLKDTLDKTTGAITEQTGALIENQLAESGALDKAKELNLSSQTMIDSALGNADAQARVKAATDGALKSAIESTSAWERVGGALEAAGYTSLDLADAMGGNREKMAQLTEVTGFMHKETRELENAVAGTRGKYGELIDSVNGANDALADASSEQMQIKLEALQVSAKQTKGVMDALGDAVYKIEDDKTISVSADAVTEETRLKMEKLGVKVSEPMNGRVSITMEKGADIPALLDQIGIKLQQTPNGYIRVNSDDINKAKSDLDAMNLKTMTLKDGSLAINTNAPEVLERLVQLGLAKKDHSGKVTIDWSSIQNSTSRMDALRGNVENGAKGHANVTDNTGKTNENVNNMRGNVQAGAKGHVSISDNAEATRSHIKSTLSAENTNTFSDHVINITRKIRDIFTRENADGNYYPTVQAFADGGDTGVQRAVERRMRGGAEPAHTAHIAPAGAYRVFAENETGGEAYIPLAESKRGRSEKILAQVANKFGYQLMDANGQVQAFASGGVVDSITGLVQRHFPGMTITSTYRNTNDLHGQGKAVDVSNGFDTTPEMQALARWFYKNFKNQLAELIHYPLNGWKNVDEGKDFDFGEPTNSQHRNHVHIAAHQPLAAPAPKLGKEGLDDYKDLDGAVGGKKPKPTPPRATSTENATMGAIDAGTAAVQQREINGGKGTLLEDGSFLELMASLYSVHTGKPVADDIVSWGQVVGLHSKAVDDGQVAEVAQAAQETAKSSKQLGDVAKQLKAGGHDDLAGVLAPTDSLPKVDGNSGNRYADAIIREGRRRGITDRGIKIALATALVESNMKMYANHADPASLKYPHDAVGSDHDSVGLFQQRANGAWGTVADRMDPARSAGMFYDKLDDADYNTGDPGAHAQRVQVSAFPDRYNTRMGEAQALLDKYNGKTRKVKAMADGGILGGLRQAHINDGSSAVLWAEAGPEAYIPLSSDKKARSLDIWAETGKRLGVDVLSMMNFIGSGIPALMQGKLDFNTGGSTSLSALGLNMDAAAYRGGKAVEPHAQRAGQQAGQAVGAVFNGPVTIQDPKKYLHGQLNNAERQLKHAIRSVMP; encoded by the coding sequence ATGGCACTCGAAGTAGGTACACTCAACGCCCGCGTCACAGTAGATACGGCGGGTGTCGCATCCTCCCTGGGCAAGGTCAAGCGCGACCTGACAGATGTCAAGAAATCCGCCGACCAGGTAAGCCGCACTAAGCTTAACGTCACCCCTGTGGGCACAGGCGCGGTGGGCAAGGCCTCCCGTGAAGCCCGTAGCCTGGGTACGGCGTTGGAGGGGGCGGGGCGCGCCGGGCGTGGCGTGCAGTTTAACCCACAGGTAGCCAATGAGCTTGATAAGGCGACCAAGACGGGCATTAGTCTGCGTGACGTGCTCGGCTCCATGTCGAGTGTGGCGGGCATGGTTGGTTTGGGGGCCGCTGTTGGTGGAGTTAGTGCAGCGTTTAACGACATGCTGCAAACCGGCATGGTGTACCGCAAAGAGTTGAACACGATGTCGGCGGTATCCGGTGCGACCGCTGAGCAAATGAACCAGATCAGCCAAGCGGCAAAGCAACTGGGTAATGATAATGACCTGGCCGCAACATCCGCCGGTGACGCGGCTGCCGCGATGACGGAACTGGCCAAAGGTGGCTTCACAGTAGACCAAGCCATCGGCGCAGCCAAAGGCACGTTGCAGCTTGCAGCCGCCGCGCAAGTAGACGCCGCAACCGCCGCAACCATCCAATCCCAAGCATTGCAGGCATTTAGCCTTGATGCGTCGAATGCTGCACGGGTGTCGGACATCCTCGCAGGTGCGGCTAACGCATCATCTGCGGAGATGACCGGCATCGCACAAGGTATGCAGCAAGCTGGTACTGTCGCTAACCAATTCGGCTTGAGCGTTGATGACACGGCGACCTCCCTGGCAATGATGGCTAACGCCGGTATCCAAGGCTCCGATGCCGGTACGCTACTTAAAACCGCCCTTTTGTCGTTGACTGATCAAGGAAAACCAGCACAAGCAGCAATCGACGAACTTGGCCTGTCCATTTATGACGCCAACGGCAAATTCGTAGGCATGCAATCGCTCATGGAACAGTTGCAAGATGCATCTGAATCCATGACCGCCGAGCAATACCAAGCAGCTACCGCCACCCTGTTCGGCTCCGACGCTATGCGACTGGCGGGTATCGCAGCGCAACAAGGCGGGGAAGGCTTCGACAAACTACGCGGCGCAGTGACCCGGCAAGGCCAAGCCGCCGAAGTCGCCGCAGCCCAAACACAAGGCCTACCCGGTGCGATTGGTCGTGTCGAAAACGCGTGGGAGACCGCGTCGACCACGATTTTTGAAAAATCCGAGGGTGTCATCGTTAAAGCCCTAGACGGTGTAACTGCCGGTATCGAAGCGGTTGGTGGCGCGATCAGTGGTGAGGGATTCACCGGCGGTGCAGCCGTGGTGGAAAACCTGGCCGGCCAAGTCAAGCTGTTGGCTAGTGGGGCTAAAGATGCAGGCGACGCTACCACTGGGGCGTTGGTGCCCGGCGCTACGGATATGGCTAGTGCTATGGGGCAGGCTGGTAAGGCTGTTGGTGCTGTAGATGAGGCCCTGTCTGGGTGGGCGGCACCGTTGGCGGCGGCAGGGATTGTAGGCCTGGCTGCGAATATGTCCGGGTTGACGGGCAAGATGAACGCGGGTTCGCAGTCTGTGATGCGCTTTGGCCAAGAGATGCGGGTGCAGCAAGCGTTGGCGGCGAAGTATGGCCAGAATCTGGGCATGGCGGGGTCTGCGATGGCTGTAATGCGTTCGCGGTCTGTGGCGTTGGATGCTGCGATGACTAAGGCTAGTGCGGCGTATATGCGTTCGTCGGCGGGGTTGCGTGTTGTGGCTTCGTCTCACCAGGCGGCGGCGCGTGCTTCGCGTGCGCAGGCCATGGCGACCTCTAGTGGGTTTATGGCGGCGGATAGGATTATTGCGCAGGCTGGGCATGGTTTTGTGGCTACGACGGCCCGGATGGGCGCGTCGGCTAAGGGCCTTGCTGGTGGTGGTTTGTCGCTGCTGAAGTCATCGTTGGGTGGTGTGAAAGCCGCTGCTGGTGGACTCATGGGGGCGTTGGGTGGCCCGTGGGGAATCGCGATCATGGGCGCGTCAGCTGCGATTGGGTTCCTTGTTCAGAAAAACCAAGAGGCAAAAGAGGCCGCAGAAAAGCACGCCAAGTTGCAACGCGACCTCAAAGACACCCTGGATAAGACCACTGGCGCTATCACTGAGCAAACCGGTGCGCTCATCGAAAATCAGTTAGCTGAAAGTGGCGCGCTGGATAAGGCCAAGGAACTGAATCTTTCGTCTCAAACGATGATTGATTCGGCGCTGGGTAATGCTGACGCCCAAGCTCGTGTTAAGGCCGCAACTGATGGGGCGTTGAAGTCTGCCATTGAGTCCACGTCTGCGTGGGAACGCGTTGGCGGGGCCTTGGAAGCGGCGGGCTATACGTCCTTGGATCTGGCTGATGCTATGGGCGGCAATAGGGAAAAGATGGCGCAGCTTACTGAGGTAACGGGCTTTATGCACAAAGAAACCCGTGAATTGGAAAATGCTGTAGCTGGCACCCGAGGTAAGTACGGTGAGCTGATCGATTCGGTTAACGGCGCAAATGATGCACTGGCTGACGCGTCGTCTGAACAGATGCAAATTAAGCTGGAGGCATTGCAAGTTTCTGCCAAGCAAACCAAAGGCGTGATGGATGCGCTCGGTGATGCTGTCTACAAAATCGAGGATGACAAGACCATCTCTGTGTCAGCGGATGCAGTGACGGAAGAGACCCGGCTCAAGATGGAGAAACTTGGTGTCAAGGTGTCTGAGCCGATGAATGGCCGGGTATCTATCACCATGGAAAAGGGGGCTGATATTCCGGCTTTGTTGGATCAGATTGGCATCAAGCTGCAACAGACCCCGAACGGCTATATTCGCGTCAATTCGGATGACATCAATAAAGCCAAGTCCGACTTGGATGCAATGAATCTCAAGACGATGACGCTTAAAGATGGTTCGCTTGCCATTAATACGAACGCCCCGGAAGTTCTAGAACGATTGGTTCAATTGGGGTTGGCAAAGAAAGACCATAGTGGCAAGGTCACGATTGATTGGTCGTCTATCCAGAACAGCACTAGCCGGATGGATGCTCTACGCGGCAACGTCGAAAACGGCGCTAAGGGGCACGCCAACGTCACTGATAACACGGGCAAGACGAACGAGAATGTAAACAACATGCGCGGTAACGTCCAAGCCGGTGCGAAAGGTCACGTTAGCATTTCTGACAACGCGGAAGCGACGCGTAGCCATATTAAGTCCACGTTGTCGGCTGAGAATACGAATACGTTTTCTGACCATGTTATTAACATCACCCGCAAGATTCGGGACATCTTTACGCGTGAGAATGCCGACGGTAACTATTATCCAACGGTGCAGGCGTTTGCAGATGGCGGTGATACTGGTGTGCAGCGTGCTGTGGAGCGCCGTATGCGCGGTGGGGCTGAACCAGCTCATACTGCACACATTGCACCGGCTGGTGCATACCGTGTGTTTGCGGAGAATGAAACCGGGGGCGAAGCCTACATCCCATTGGCTGAGTCTAAGCGTGGACGCTCCGAAAAGATTTTGGCGCAAGTCGCCAACAAATTCGGCTACCAACTCATGGACGCTAACGGCCAAGTGCAAGCATTTGCCAGTGGTGGTGTGGTGGACTCAATTACTGGTTTGGTGCAACGCCACTTCCCAGGCATGACGATCACCTCCACCTACCGGAATACGAATGACCTGCACGGCCAGGGCAAAGCCGTAGACGTGTCCAACGGGTTCGACACCACGCCGGAAATGCAGGCATTGGCGCGCTGGTTCTACAAGAACTTCAAAAACCAGTTGGCTGAGCTGATCCACTATCCGCTGAATGGTTGGAAGAACGTGGATGAGGGCAAGGATTTTGATTTCGGTGAACCAACCAATTCCCAGCACCGTAATCACGTACACATCGCCGCCCACCAACCATTGGCGGCACCAGCCCCCAAACTAGGCAAAGAGGGACTAGACGATTACAAAGACCTCGACGGGGCTGTAGGGGGCAAGAAACCTAAGCCCACCCCACCACGCGCTACATCCACCGAAAACGCCACCATGGGCGCTATTGACGCTGGCACCGCCGCCGTCCAACAGCGTGAGATTAATGGCGGTAAAGGCACCCTACTGGAAGATGGATCATTCCTGGAACTCATGGCCTCCCTGTATTCGGTGCATACCGGTAAGCCCGTCGCCGATGACATCGTGTCATGGGGCCAGGTTGTGGGCCTGCATTCTAAGGCGGTTGATGATGGTCAAGTCGCGGAAGTGGCACAGGCTGCGCAGGAAACCGCGAAGTCCAGCAAACAGTTGGGTGATGTTGCTAAGCAACTCAAAGCAGGCGGCCACGATGATTTGGCGGGTGTGCTCGCACCGACGGATAGCCTGCCAAAGGTAGATGGTAATTCCGGTAACCGTTACGCGGATGCGATTATTCGTGAGGGCCGCCGCCGGGGTATTACCGACCGGGGCATCAAGATTGCTTTGGCTACCGCCCTGGTGGAGTCGAACATGAAGATGTACGCCAACCATGCCGACCCGGCTAGTTTGAAGTATCCGCACGATGCGGTAGGCAGCGACCATGATTCGGTGGGCTTGTTCCAGCAACGCGCCAACGGGGCGTGGGGCACTGTGGCTGATCGAATGGACCCGGCACGCAGCGCTGGCATGTTCTACGACAAACTCGACGATGCGGACTACAACACCGGCGACCCCGGCGCACACGCCCAACGCGTCCAGGTATCCGCATTCCCTGACCGATACAACACCCGCATGGGTGAAGCTCAAGCCCTACTGGATAAGTACAACGGCAAGACCCGGAAAGTAAAGGCGATGGCCGATGGTGGCATCCTCGGAGGCCTACGCCAAGCACACATCAACGACGGGTCTAGTGCTGTGCTGTGGGCCGAAGCAGGCCCCGAAGCCTACATCCCACTGTCTAGCGATAAGAAAGCACGCAGCCTGGATATTTGGGCGGAAACCGGCAAACGACTAGGCGTCGATGTGCTGTCGATGATGAACTTCATTGGCTCTGGAATCCCGGCGTTAATGCAGGGCAAACTTGACTTCAACACGGGTGGTTCGACGTCGCTGTCTGCACTTGGCCTAAATATGGATGCTGCCGCATACCGGGGTGGTAAAGCGGTGGAGCCGCACGCGCAGCGCGCCGGGCAACAGGCCGGCCAAGCTGTCGGCGCGGTTTTCAACGGCCCGGTCACGATCCAAGACCCGAAGAAGTATTTGCATGGCCAGCTCAACAACGCGGAACGGCAATTAAAACACGCAATTAGGAGTGTGATGCCGTAA
- a CDS encoding Gp37-like protein: MVNQVTNAVSGMNPLNITIHSNDYKRRENLSGYIHASFNEEHGFNVGTGELTVAADHRLARRLMQAHMDVVPVTCEWNGWRWTGHVKSYVASGKPGNETVTAELVNDLSHLLNVLAYANPNAGLWVQGKHDRRKGRLLTVAYEYLSENLKRLDLPVYLMLPPNDDTSPIIDLAARMTNMRDLLGGVLNQYDYDIKATMWWPGQPIPRGVAAPLIAKTEEERQRALQEAALYKAFGGEHEGLWDEPGLVIEILPPRRRQFVRFTTQSGEITQMRLTGTAPGPARIVTGGKADDWVNEAKNLGIDIVVQAGTTALNAAATAAIGASIGSIAGPAGSVVGTAVGAFIGFLGNLISDWVKAETDDAFLAFVERTDVARAAYMGPFHPREQFVPSTAGAFTFDTQALAERALQENKGGQAVEIEMGHSVSKNLGFDEIVTDDDTLKLRYGYLVGDLVTFEEHLSGVVVQDILSGVTIADDVGERVRIAPRVGKRKNVSNPYQEFVDKLNGVDSTTRDMSVL, encoded by the coding sequence ATGGTCAACCAGGTAACTAATGCTGTCTCCGGCATGAACCCGCTTAACATCACCATTCACTCCAACGACTACAAGCGTCGCGAGAACCTATCCGGCTACATTCACGCATCGTTTAACGAAGAGCACGGCTTCAACGTTGGCACAGGTGAACTTACCGTAGCGGCGGATCACCGCCTTGCCCGCCGTCTCATGCAGGCTCACATGGATGTTGTGCCTGTCACGTGTGAATGGAACGGGTGGCGCTGGACTGGGCATGTCAAAAGCTACGTAGCAAGCGGCAAACCCGGAAATGAGACGGTGACCGCTGAATTAGTCAATGACTTGTCACACCTGTTGAACGTGCTGGCCTACGCGAACCCCAATGCTGGCCTGTGGGTGCAAGGCAAGCATGACCGGCGTAAAGGGCGGTTATTGACGGTGGCTTATGAGTATCTGTCAGAAAACCTCAAACGACTAGACCTACCTGTCTACCTCATGCTGCCACCCAATGATGACACCAGCCCCATCATTGACCTAGCCGCCCGCATGACCAACATGCGCGACCTACTAGGCGGTGTACTCAACCAATACGACTACGACATCAAGGCCACAATGTGGTGGCCGGGCCAACCAATCCCACGCGGCGTGGCCGCACCACTTATCGCTAAGACGGAGGAAGAACGCCAACGTGCCCTGCAAGAAGCCGCCCTGTACAAGGCGTTCGGTGGTGAACACGAAGGACTCTGGGACGAACCCGGCCTAGTCATCGAGATTCTGCCTCCACGCCGCCGCCAATTCGTACGATTCACAACCCAATCCGGGGAAATCACACAAATGCGACTAACCGGCACCGCACCTGGCCCCGCTCGCATAGTCACAGGCGGCAAAGCAGACGATTGGGTCAATGAGGCGAAAAACCTTGGTATCGACATTGTGGTGCAGGCCGGAACTACAGCGTTGAATGCTGCGGCGACAGCGGCTATCGGTGCGTCGATTGGTAGTATCGCCGGTCCCGCTGGCTCCGTCGTGGGCACCGCCGTGGGTGCGTTTATCGGCTTCCTGGGCAACCTGATCTCGGACTGGGTCAAGGCTGAAACCGATGACGCGTTCCTTGCGTTTGTTGAGCGCACAGACGTGGCTCGCGCTGCGTACATGGGGCCATTCCATCCACGTGAACAGTTTGTGCCGTCTACGGCGGGTGCGTTCACGTTCGATACCCAAGCGTTGGCTGAGCGTGCATTGCAGGAAAACAAAGGCGGCCAAGCTGTAGAAATCGAGATGGGGCACAGCGTTTCTAAGAACCTGGGCTTTGATGAAATCGTCACCGACGATGACACGCTGAAGTTGCGGTACGGCTATCTGGTGGGTGACCTGGTGACGTTTGAAGAACATCTGTCCGGTGTGGTCGTACAGGATATTTTGAGTGGTGTGACCATTGCGGATGATGTGGGGGAGCGGGTGCGGATCGCTCCACGTGTGGGTAAGCGGAAGAATGTTTCTAATCCGTATCAAGAGTTTGTGGACAAACTTAATGGTGTGGATTCCACTACGCGGGATATGAGTGTGTTGTAG